A window of the Apteryx mantelli isolate bAptMan1 chromosome 23, bAptMan1.hap1, whole genome shotgun sequence genome harbors these coding sequences:
- the TLCD5 gene encoding TLC domain-containing protein 5 isoform X2 produces MVSIVFEVTCSLFTWLSLYAAFCYWNKHRSHEWSCRLVTLLHGVIVTCLSGYVALLDGPWPLTHAGSPNTPLQIHVLSLTLGYFIFDLGWCLFFQTEGDLMLFHHTLSICGMIMVLGLGKSATEVNAVVFVSEITNPLLQTRWFLREIGCYHSILGEVVDFFFVFLFLVLRIGAGALIMYAMVTSPDPIWLLKAGGLAMYIVSLGFMVEICRFVRRKILKKCNSWKSMRSMNAPVKTNGHLAAH; encoded by the exons ATGGTTTCCATCGTTTTTGAGGTGACCTGCAGTCTCTTTACCTGGCTGTCTCTGTATGCTGCCTTCTGCTACTGGAACAAGCACCGTTCCCATGAGTGGAGCTGTCGTTTGGTCACTCTGCTGCATGGGGTGATTGTCACCTGCCTCTCTGGTTACGTAGCTCTCCTTGATGGCCCCTGGCCTCTAACCCATGCAG GTTCACCAAACACACCTCTTCAGATTCATGTGCTGTCCCTGACCTTGGGTTACTTTATCTTTGACCTGGGCTGGTGCCTGTTTTTCCAGACAGAGGGGGACCTAATGCTGTTCCATCACACACTGAGTATCTGTGGCATGATCATGGTGCTGGGGCTTGGGAAGTCTGCTACAGAAGTCAATGCTGTTGTATTTGTTAGCGAGATCACCAATCCACTGCTGCAGACCCGATGGTTTCTGCGGGAAATAGGGTGTTACCACAGTATCCTGGGAGAGGTGGTGGATTTCTTCTTTGTGTTCCTCTTCCTGGTGCTGCGAATCGGGGCAGGAGCTTTGATCATGTATGCGATGGTGACCTCCCCTGATCCCATCTGGCTCCTCAAGGCTGGAGGCCTGGCTATGTACATTGTATCTTTGGGGTTCATGGTTGAAATCTGCCGCTTTGTTAggaggaaaatactgaaaaaatgtaaTTCCTGGAAAAGCATGAGGAGTATGAATGCACCTGTGAAAACTAATGGGcatttggcagctcattaa